One Streptococcus gallolyticus subsp. gallolyticus DSM 16831 DNA window includes the following coding sequences:
- a CDS encoding 3-deoxy-7-phosphoheptulonate synthase, with amino-acid sequence MGIHQKSAKIDIAQVKELSKLEGDFLAKKAARDAELAKIITGEDNRILLVIGPCSSDNEEAVLEYANRLAKLQEEVKDKIFIVMRVYTAKPRTNGDGYKGLMHQPDTSKLPDLINGIAAVRHLHYRVITETGLTTADEMLYPANLPLVDDLVSYHAIGARSVEDQEHRFVASGIDVPTGMKNPTSGNLNVMFNGIYAAQNKQNFIYHNAEVDTDGNPLAHAILRGATNEHGENEPNYYYDDLLKAIELYEKMGLENPFIVVDTNHDNSGKNYLEQIRIVRQTLINRDWNDKINKYVRGFMIESYLEDGRQDAPEVFGKSITDPCLGWEKTEQLIREIHATLSHDSFEELLF; translated from the coding sequence ATGGGAATACATCAAAAAAGTGCAAAAATTGATATTGCACAAGTAAAAGAACTTTCAAAATTAGAAGGTGATTTTCTTGCTAAGAAAGCTGCGCGTGATGCAGAATTGGCAAAAATCATCACAGGTGAGGACAATCGTATCCTTTTGGTTATCGGTCCTTGTTCATCTGATAATGAAGAGGCTGTTCTTGAATACGCTAACCGCTTAGCGAAACTTCAAGAGGAAGTTAAAGACAAAATCTTTATCGTTATGCGTGTTTATACAGCGAAACCACGTACAAATGGTGATGGTTACAAAGGATTGATGCATCAACCTGATACCTCAAAATTGCCTGACCTTATCAATGGTATTGCTGCGGTTCGTCATCTTCACTATCGTGTTATCACAGAAACTGGCTTAACAACAGCAGATGAGATGCTTTATCCAGCAAATCTTCCATTGGTAGATGACTTGGTTTCTTATCATGCTATTGGTGCACGTTCTGTTGAGGATCAAGAACATCGTTTTGTGGCATCAGGTATTGATGTTCCGACAGGTATGAAAAATCCGACATCAGGTAACTTGAACGTTATGTTTAACGGTATTTATGCCGCACAAAATAAACAAAACTTTATTTATCATAACGCTGAGGTTGATACTGACGGAAATCCATTGGCACACGCGATTCTTCGTGGAGCAACGAATGAACATGGCGAAAATGAACCGAATTATTACTATGATGATTTGTTGAAAGCTATTGAGCTTTATGAGAAAATGGGCTTAGAAAATCCATTTATCGTTGTTGATACAAATCATGATAATTCAGGGAAAAATTACCTTGAACAAATTCGTATCGTTCGTCAAACATTGATTAATCGTGATTGGAATGATAAGATTAATAAGTACGTTCGTGGTTTCATGATTGAATCTTACTTAGAAGATGGTCGTCAAGACGCACCAGAAGTATTTGGTAAATCTATTACAGACCCATGTCTTGGCTGGGAAAAAACAGAACAACTTATTCGTGAAATTCATGCCACACTAAGTCATGATTCTTTTGAAGAATTGCTATTCTAA
- a CDS encoding 3-deoxy-7-phosphoheptulonate synthase produces MSFKATSKKINFDALKEESALTGDVLAKKEARDRELEAIIKGEDDRVLLVIGPCSSDNEEAVLEYAHRLAKLQEEVKDRVFMVMRVYTAKPRTNGDGYKGLMHQPDTSEAPSLINGIKAVRNLHYRVISETGLTTADEMLYPENLPLVDDLVSYIAIGARSVEDQQHRFVASGISVPTGMKNPTSGNLNVMFNGIYAAQNKQSFLFNGEEVETSGNPLAHAILRGATNEYGKNVPNYYYDNVIDTIEQYEKMGLENPFIVIDTNHDNSGKQYLEQVRIVRQTLINRDWNEKINKYVRGFMIESYLEDGRQDAPEVFGKSITDPCLGWENTAQLVHEIYDTLGK; encoded by the coding sequence ATGTCATTTAAAGCAACAAGTAAAAAGATTAATTTCGATGCTCTCAAGGAAGAATCTGCCTTAACAGGTGACGTTTTAGCTAAAAAAGAAGCACGTGATCGTGAACTAGAAGCTATTATTAAGGGTGAAGATGACCGTGTTCTTTTGGTCATCGGTCCTTGCTCATCTGATAATGAAGAGGCAGTTCTTGAATATGCACACCGTTTGGCAAAACTTCAAGAAGAAGTTAAAGATCGTGTCTTTATGGTTATGCGTGTCTATACAGCAAAACCACGTACAAATGGTGATGGCTACAAAGGCTTGATGCACCAACCTGATACGTCAGAAGCACCAAGCTTGATTAATGGTATCAAGGCTGTACGTAACCTTCATTATCGCGTTATTTCAGAGACAGGATTGACAACAGCAGATGAAATGCTTTATCCTGAAAATCTTCCATTGGTAGATGACTTAGTTTCTTATATTGCTATTGGTGCGCGTTCTGTTGAGGACCAACAGCACCGTTTTGTGGCATCAGGTATCAGCGTTCCAACGGGAATGAAAAACCCAACATCAGGTAACTTAAATGTTATGTTTAATGGTATTTATGCTGCGCAAAACAAGCAATCTTTCCTATTTAACGGCGAAGAAGTTGAAACGTCAGGTAACCCATTAGCACACGCAATCCTTCGTGGTGCAACTAATGAGTATGGTAAAAATGTACCAAATTATTATTATGACAATGTTATTGATACGATTGAGCAATATGAAAAAATGGGCTTAGAAAATCCATTTATCGTTATTGATACAAACCATGATAATTCAGGTAAACAGTATTTAGAACAAGTTCGTATCGTCCGTCAAACATTGATTAACCGCGATTGGAATGAAAAAATTAACAAATATGTTCGTGGTTTCATGATTGAATCTTACTTAGAAGATGGTCGTCAAGACGCACCAGAAGTATTTGGTAAATCTATTACAGACCCATGTCTTGGTTGGGAAAATACAGCACAACTTGTTCACGAAATTTATGACACATTAGGTAAATAA
- the secA gene encoding preprotein translocase subunit SecA: MANILRTVIENDKGELRKLEKIAKKVESYADAMAALSDEDLQAKTPEFKQRYQNGETLDQLLPEAFAVVREAAKRVLGLYPYRVQIMGGIVMHNGDVPEMRTGEGKTLTATMPVYLNALAGEGVHVITVNEYLATRDATEMGEVYSWLGLSVGINLAAKSPYEKREAYNCDVTYSTNSEVGFDYLRDNMVVRQEDMVQRPLNFALVDEVDSVLIDEARTPLIVSGQVSSETSQLYIRADRFVKTLTSVDYAIDVPTKTIGLTDYGIDKAEEYFHLENLYDLENVALTHYIDNALRANYIMLLDIDYVVSQMGEILIVDQFTGRTMEGRRFSDGLHQAIEAKEGVPIQEESKTSASITYQNMFRMYKKLAGMTGTAKTEEDEFREVYNMRVIPIPTNKPVARIDHSDLLYPTLDSKFRAVVADVKARHEKGQPVLVGTVAVETSDLISKKLVEAGVPHEVLNAKNHFKEAQIIMNAGQRGAVTIATNMAGRGTDIKLGEGVRELGGLCVIGTERHESRRIDNQLRGRSGRQGDPGESQFYLSLEDDLMRRFGSDRIKAFLDRMNLEEEEAVIKSKMLTRQVESAQKRVEGNNYDTRKQVLQYDDVMREQREIIYEERRDVITADRDLAPEIKAMIKRTINRAVDAHSRADREEGIQAILNFAKANLVAEDSISLSDLEDLDFEAIKENLYERALKVYDAQIAKLQNQEAVIEFQKVLILMVVDNKWTDHIDALDQLRQSVGLRGYAQNNPVVEYQAEGFRMFQAMIGAIEFDVTRTMMKAQIHQKEREHSSQRATTMAEKNIAAQTVRAQADSDIDFSKVKRNDLCPCGSGKKFKNCHGRKQF, encoded by the coding sequence ATGGCAAATATTCTACGGACTGTTATCGAAAACGATAAAGGTGAATTAAGAAAATTAGAAAAGATTGCAAAGAAAGTTGAGTCATATGCTGACGCTATGGCAGCTTTGTCTGACGAAGACTTGCAAGCAAAAACACCAGAATTTAAACAAAGATATCAAAATGGTGAAACATTAGATCAATTGTTACCAGAAGCCTTTGCGGTTGTCCGCGAAGCAGCAAAACGTGTGTTAGGACTTTATCCATACCGTGTTCAAATCATGGGTGGTATTGTTATGCACAATGGTGACGTTCCTGAAATGCGTACTGGTGAAGGTAAAACATTGACAGCGACAATGCCTGTTTACCTTAACGCCCTTGCTGGCGAAGGGGTGCACGTTATCACAGTTAATGAATACCTCGCAACACGTGACGCTACTGAAATGGGTGAAGTTTACAGCTGGCTTGGATTGTCTGTTGGTATCAACTTGGCAGCTAAATCACCATATGAAAAGCGCGAAGCATACAATTGTGACGTAACCTATTCAACAAACTCAGAAGTTGGTTTTGACTATCTTCGTGACAACATGGTTGTTCGTCAAGAAGACATGGTACAACGTCCATTAAACTTTGCATTGGTCGATGAAGTTGACTCTGTCTTGATTGATGAAGCAAGAACGCCATTGATTGTTTCAGGTCAAGTAAGTTCAGAAACAAGCCAACTTTACATTCGTGCGGATCGCTTTGTAAAAACATTGACAAGTGTTGATTACGCTATTGATGTACCTACAAAAACAATCGGTTTGACTGATTATGGTATTGATAAAGCAGAAGAATACTTCCACTTGGAAAATCTTTATGACTTGGAAAATGTTGCTCTAACGCACTACATTGATAATGCCCTTCGTGCTAACTACATCATGCTTTTAGATATTGATTATGTGGTTAGTCAAATGGGAGAAATCTTGATTGTTGACCAATTTACAGGTCGTACAATGGAAGGACGTCGTTTCTCTGATGGTTTGCACCAAGCTATCGAAGCCAAAGAGGGCGTGCCTATCCAAGAAGAATCTAAAACAAGTGCCTCAATTACTTACCAAAATATGTTCCGTATGTACAAAAAATTGGCTGGTATGACAGGTACTGCAAAAACAGAAGAGGACGAATTCCGCGAAGTTTACAATATGCGCGTCATTCCAATCCCAACAAACAAACCTGTGGCACGTATTGACCATTCAGACCTTCTATATCCAACACTTGACTCTAAATTTAGAGCTGTTGTTGCAGATGTTAAGGCTCGTCATGAAAAAGGTCAACCAGTCTTGGTTGGTACTGTTGCGGTGGAAACATCAGACCTTATTTCTAAGAAATTGGTTGAAGCTGGCGTGCCACACGAAGTTTTGAATGCGAAAAATCACTTCAAAGAAGCACAAATTATCATGAATGCTGGTCAACGTGGCGCTGTTACGATTGCGACAAACATGGCTGGTCGTGGTACCGATATTAAACTTGGTGAAGGTGTTCGTGAACTTGGTGGGCTTTGTGTCATTGGTACAGAACGTCACGAAAGCCGTCGTATTGATAATCAGCTTCGTGGTCGTTCAGGTCGTCAAGGTGACCCAGGTGAATCACAATTTTACCTTTCACTTGAAGACGATTTGATGCGTCGTTTTGGTTCAGACCGTATCAAGGCATTTCTTGACCGCATGAACCTTGAGGAAGAAGAAGCTGTCATTAAATCTAAAATGTTGACACGTCAAGTTGAATCAGCTCAAAAACGTGTTGAAGGTAATAACTACGATACTCGTAAACAAGTCTTGCAATATGATGACGTAATGCGTGAACAACGTGAAATTATTTACGAAGAACGTCGTGATGTTATCACAGCAGACCGTGACTTGGCTCCTGAAATCAAAGCTATGATTAAACGCACAATCAATCGTGCCGTTGATGCTCACAGTCGTGCAGACCGCGAAGAAGGTATCCAAGCAATCTTGAACTTTGCCAAAGCAAATTTGGTTGCTGAAGATTCAATCAGCTTGTCTGATTTAGAAGATTTAGACTTTGAAGCAATCAAAGAAAACTTGTACGAACGTGCTTTGAAAGTTTACGATGCACAAATTGCTAAATTACAAAACCAAGAAGCTGTTATCGAATTCCAAAAAGTTTTGATTTTGATGGTTGTTGACAACAAATGGACTGACCATATCGATGCTCTTGATCAATTGCGTCAATCAGTTGGTTTGCGTGGTTATGCCCAAAATAACCCTGTTGTTGAATACCAAGCTGAAGGTTTCCGTATGTTCCAAGCAATGATTGGAGCGATTGAATTTGATGTCACACGTACAATGATGAAAGCTCAAATTCACCAAAAAGAACGTGAACATTCATCACAACGTGCAACAACAATGGCAGAAAAGAATATTGCTGCGCAAACTGTTCGTGCTCAAGCTGACAGCGATATTGATTTTTCTAAAGTTAAACGCAATGACTTGTGTCCTTGTGGCTCTGGTAAAAAATTCAAAAATTGCCACGGTCGTAAACAATTTTAA
- the scrK gene encoding fructokinase ScrK, with product MTKLYGSVEAGGTKFVCAVGDENFQVVEKVQFPTTTPYETIDKTVAFFKRFEADLAGIAIGSFGPIDIDENSETYGYITTTPKPHWANVDLVGLISKHFKVPIYFTTDVNSSAYGETIVRKGVKSLVYYTIGTGIGAGAIQNGEFIGGIGHTEAGHVYVAPHPQDVANNYTGFCPFHKGCLEGMAAGPSLEGRTGIRGELIELNSEVWDVQAYYIAQVAVQATLLYRPQVIVFGGGVMAQEHMLKRVRDKFTALLNGYVPVPDVTEYIVTPGVAENGSATLGNFALAKKVSER from the coding sequence ATGACTAAATTATACGGTAGTGTAGAAGCAGGTGGTACAAAATTTGTTTGTGCAGTTGGAGATGAAAATTTCCAAGTTGTTGAAAAAGTGCAATTTCCAACAACAACACCTTATGAAACAATTGACAAAACAGTAGCATTCTTTAAACGTTTCGAAGCTGATTTGGCAGGGATTGCTATTGGTTCTTTTGGTCCAATCGATATTGATGAAAATTCAGAAACTTATGGATATATCACAACAACTCCAAAACCACATTGGGCTAACGTTGACTTGGTTGGATTGATTTCAAAACACTTTAAAGTGCCAATTTATTTCACAACAGATGTTAACAGCTCTGCTTATGGTGAAACAATTGTTCGTAAAGGTGTTAAGAGCCTTGTTTATTACACAATCGGTACAGGTATCGGTGCTGGTGCAATTCAAAACGGTGAATTTATCGGTGGTATCGGTCATACAGAAGCTGGTCACGTTTATGTGGCTCCACATCCACAAGACGTTGCAAACAACTACACTGGTTTCTGTCCTTTCCACAAAGGTTGTCTAGAAGGTATGGCAGCAGGACCATCACTAGAAGGTCGTACAGGCATTCGTGGTGAATTGATTGAGTTGAACTCAGAAGTTTGGGACGTTCAAGCTTACTATATCGCACAAGTTGCTGTTCAAGCCACTCTTCTTTACCGCCCACAAGTTATTGTCTTTGGTGGTGGTGTTATGGCTCAAGAACACATGTTGAAACGCGTTCGTGATAAATTTACTGCTTTGTTGAACGGTTATGTACCAGTTCCAGATGTAACAGAATATATTGTAACACCTGGTGTTGCCGAAAATGGTTCTGCTACTCTTGGTAACTTTGCTTTAGCTAAAAAAGTATCAGAACGCTAA
- a CDS encoding sucrose-specific PTS transporter subunit IIBC → MDNAQIAKEVVAALGGRENVRSVAHCATRLRVMVVDEEKIDKNKIENLDKVQGAFFNSGQYQIIFGTGLVNKMYDEVVALGLPTASKDEQKAEAAKQGNWFQRAIRSFGDVFVPLLPAIVATGLFMGIRGAINNDTILGLFGTTSEAFSSSNFYTYTVVLTDTAFAFFPALICWSAFNVFGGSPIVGLVLGLMMVNTSLPNAWNVASGTDSPLYFFGFIPVVGYQNSVLPAFFVGLIGAKLEKWLHKKVPDVLDLLVVPFLTFLVMSVLALFVIGPVFHSVENYVLAGTKFLLNLPFGLSGLIIGGLHQVVVVTGVHHIFNLLESQLIAADGKDPFNAIITAAMTAQAGATLAVGVKTKSAKLKALAFPAALSAGLGITEPAIFGVNLRFGKPFILGLVAGAAGGWLASIFNLAGTGFGITIIPGTLLYLNGQVLKYIIMVLATTALAFVLTYMFGYEDEEEVTEEAAPAAKEAEVVAEPAQTGVSAETIVSPLAGETVALTSVNDPVFSSEAMGKGIAVKPSGNTVYSPVDGTVQIAFETGHAYGLKSDNGAEVLIHIGIDTVSMNGEGFAQKVTANQKVKKGDVLGTFDTAAIAAAGLDDTTMIIVTNTADYSEVTPVAEGTVAEGADLLELK, encoded by the coding sequence ATGGATAACGCACAGATTGCAAAAGAAGTTGTCGCTGCTTTAGGTGGGCGCGAAAACGTGCGTAGTGTCGCGCACTGTGCAACGCGTTTACGTGTTATGGTTGTTGATGAAGAAAAAATCGACAAAAACAAAATTGAAAATCTAGATAAAGTTCAAGGAGCTTTCTTCAACTCAGGTCAATACCAAATTATTTTTGGTACAGGTCTTGTTAATAAGATGTATGACGAAGTTGTTGCTCTTGGCTTGCCAACTGCATCAAAAGATGAACAAAAAGCAGAAGCAGCTAAACAAGGAAACTGGTTCCAACGTGCTATTCGTTCATTCGGTGACGTTTTTGTACCGTTGCTTCCAGCTATCGTAGCAACTGGTTTGTTCATGGGTATCCGTGGAGCAATCAATAATGATACAATTCTAGGACTCTTTGGAACAACATCAGAAGCTTTCTCATCTTCAAACTTTTACACTTACACTGTTGTATTGACAGATACAGCATTCGCTTTCTTCCCAGCGTTGATTTGTTGGTCAGCCTTTAATGTATTTGGTGGAAGTCCAATCGTAGGTCTTGTTCTTGGTCTTATGATGGTTAATACGTCACTTCCAAATGCTTGGAATGTTGCTTCTGGAACTGATTCACCTCTTTACTTCTTTGGTTTCATTCCAGTTGTTGGTTACCAAAACTCAGTGCTTCCAGCATTCTTTGTTGGTTTGATTGGTGCTAAGTTAGAAAAATGGTTGCACAAAAAAGTTCCAGATGTTCTTGACCTTTTGGTTGTTCCGTTCTTGACTTTCTTAGTAATGTCAGTCTTGGCACTCTTTGTCATTGGTCCAGTATTCCACAGCGTTGAAAATTACGTTCTTGCTGGTACTAAATTCTTGCTTAACTTACCATTTGGACTTTCTGGTCTTATCATTGGTGGACTTCACCAAGTTGTCGTGGTTACAGGTGTTCACCACATCTTTAACTTGCTTGAATCACAATTGATTGCTGCTGACGGTAAAGATCCATTCAACGCAATTATCACTGCCGCTATGACTGCCCAAGCTGGTGCAACTCTTGCTGTTGGTGTTAAAACAAAATCTGCTAAACTTAAAGCTTTGGCATTCCCAGCTGCTCTTTCTGCAGGACTTGGTATTACTGAACCTGCTATCTTCGGGGTAAACCTTCGTTTTGGTAAACCATTTATCTTAGGTCTTGTCGCTGGTGCTGCTGGTGGTTGGTTAGCTTCAATCTTTAACCTTGCTGGTACAGGTTTCGGTATCACAATTATTCCAGGTACACTTCTTTACCTCAATGGTCAAGTGCTTAAATACATCATTATGGTTCTTGCTACAACTGCTCTTGCATTTGTCTTGACTTACATGTTTGGTTATGAAGACGAAGAAGAAGTTACTGAAGAAGCTGCTCCAGCTGCTAAAGAAGCAGAAGTTGTTGCTGAACCAGCTCAAACTGGTGTTTCTGCTGAAACAATTGTTAGCCCACTTGCTGGTGAAACAGTTGCTCTTACATCAGTAAATGACCCAGTATTCTCATCAGAAGCTATGGGTAAGGGTATCGCTGTAAAACCAAGCGGAAATACAGTTTACTCTCCAGTTGACGGTACAGTTCAAATCGCTTTTGAAACTGGTCATGCTTATGGTCTTAAATCTGACAATGGTGCTGAAGTTCTTATCCATATTGGTATCGACACAGTATCAATGAATGGTGAAGGATTTGCACAAAAAGTTACTGCTAATCAAAAAGTTAAAAAAGGCGATGTTCTTGGAACATTTGATACTGCAGCTATTGCAGCGGCAGGTCTTGATGATACAACAATGATTATTGTGACAAATACTGCCGACTATTCAGAAGTAACTCCAGTAGCTGAAGGTACGGTTGCAGAAGGTGCAGATTTACTTGAACTTAAATAA
- a CDS encoding sucrose-6-phosphate hydrolase, producing MNLPQEVRYRAYADWSTDEIAKINDNVKQSPWHASYHIEPKTGLLNDPNGFSFFNGKYTLFYQNWPFGAAHGLKEWVHTESDDLVHFHETGAELRPDTKHDSHGAYSGSAYEIDGKLFLFYTGNVRDENWVRDPLQIGAWMDKDYNITKCEDVLIHQPSDVTEHFRDPQIFNYKGQFYAIVGAQSLDKSGFVKLYKAVDNNVENWEEVGNLDFGGTGSEYMIECPNLVFVDEKPVLLYCPQGLDKSELNYGNIYPNTYKVCQAFDTANAKLVGASEIQNLDYGFEAYATQGFNAPDGRTLIVSWIGLPDVDYPTDKYDYQGAMSLVKELSIKDGKLYQYPVEAITSLRAESENFAAKAETNNTYELELQFPANQKSEILLFADGKGNGLSLTVDTKDGKIILDRSKAGVQYATEFGTTRECSIDPKETSANIFVDNSIIEIFINKGEKVFTSRVFPEEGQNGIQIKSGEPTGTYFELKY from the coding sequence ATGAATTTACCTCAAGAAGTGCGATACCGTGCTTATGCTGATTGGAGCACAGACGAGATTGCAAAAATCAACGACAATGTCAAACAATCCCCTTGGCATGCCAGCTATCATATTGAGCCCAAAACTGGGTTGTTGAACGACCCTAATGGTTTTTCTTTTTTTAATGGAAAATACACACTCTTCTATCAAAACTGGCCATTTGGAGCTGCTCATGGTTTGAAAGAATGGGTTCATACCGAATCAGATGACTTGGTTCATTTCCATGAAACTGGGGCTGAGCTTCGTCCTGATACAAAACACGATAGTCACGGGGCTTATTCTGGTTCTGCCTATGAAATTGATGGCAAACTTTTCTTATTCTATACAGGAAATGTTCGTGATGAAAACTGGGTACGTGACCCGCTTCAAATTGGGGCTTGGATGGATAAAGATTATAACATTACAAAATGTGAAGATGTTCTTATTCACCAACCTAGCGATGTTACTGAACACTTCCGTGACCCACAAATTTTTAATTACAAAGGTCAATTCTACGCAATCGTCGGTGCTCAAAGCCTTGATAAATCAGGCTTCGTTAAGCTTTATAAAGCCGTTGATAACAATGTTGAAAACTGGGAAGAAGTTGGCAATCTTGACTTTGGCGGTACCGGTTCAGAGTACATGATTGAGTGTCCAAACCTTGTTTTTGTAGATGAAAAACCTGTGCTACTTTACTGCCCACAAGGTCTTGATAAATCAGAACTTAATTACGGCAACATTTACCCAAATACTTATAAAGTATGTCAAGCGTTTGACACAGCAAATGCAAAATTGGTTGGAGCTTCAGAAATTCAAAACCTTGATTATGGATTTGAAGCCTATGCCACTCAAGGATTTAACGCTCCTGATGGACGTACTTTGATTGTCAGTTGGATTGGACTCCCTGACGTTGACTACCCAACGGATAAATACGATTATCAAGGCGCAATGAGCCTTGTCAAAGAACTTTCTATCAAAGATGGAAAACTCTATCAATACCCAGTTGAAGCTATCACGTCACTTCGTGCTGAATCTGAAAATTTTGCAGCAAAAGCTGAAACAAACAATACTTACGAGCTTGAATTACAATTCCCAGCTAACCAAAAATCTGAAATTCTTCTTTTCGCTGACGGCAAAGGCAACGGACTCAGCTTGACTGTCGATACTAAAGACGGTAAAATTATCCTTGACCGCAGTAAAGCCGGTGTTCAATACGCTACGGAATTTGGCACAACTCGCGAATGTTCGATTGACCCTAAAGAAACAAGTGCCAATATTTTTGTAGATAATTCGATCATTGAAATCTTTATTAATAAAGGAGAAAAAGTATTTACCAGCCGTGTGTTCCCTGAAGAAGGACAAAATGGTATTCAAATCAAATCAGGTGAGCCAACTGGAACATACTTTGAATTAAAATACTAA
- a CDS encoding LacI family DNA-binding transcriptional regulator has translation MVAKLTDVAELAGVSPTTVSRVINNKGYLSEKTKQKVQEAMKTLGYKPNNLARGLQGKSAQLIGLIFPNISNIFYSELIEYLEIELFKHGYKTIICNSQNDPAKEREYLEMLEANQVDGIISSSHNLGIDDYERVGAPIIAFDRNLAPNVPIISSDNFEGGKLAARTLQKNGCENIIMITGNDNTDSPTGLRALGFSFQIPDGKIFKVPNNLSTIRREMEIKSIIASNKPDGIFVSDDLTAILTMKIAHQLELNIPEDLKIIGYDGTSFIENFFPQLTTIRQPIDEIASLIVDVLLKKIKGEKTSKDYILPISLLPGGSI, from the coding sequence ATGGTAGCAAAACTAACAGATGTCGCTGAATTAGCTGGTGTTAGCCCAACAACCGTTTCACGCGTTATTAATAATAAAGGCTATTTGTCAGAAAAGACAAAACAAAAAGTCCAAGAGGCTATGAAAACGCTAGGTTATAAACCTAACAATCTGGCTCGTGGACTTCAAGGAAAATCTGCTCAGCTTATCGGACTTATTTTCCCAAATATTAGCAATATCTTCTATTCTGAACTTATCGAATATCTTGAAATCGAATTGTTCAAGCATGGTTATAAAACTATCATTTGCAACAGTCAAAACGACCCTGCCAAGGAACGTGAATACCTTGAAATGCTCGAAGCTAACCAAGTTGACGGTATCATCTCTTCTAGCCATAACCTCGGTATTGACGATTATGAACGCGTTGGCGCACCTATTATCGCTTTTGATAGAAATTTAGCTCCTAATGTCCCAATTATTTCTTCTGATAACTTCGAAGGTGGAAAATTAGCTGCTAGAACACTCCAGAAAAATGGCTGTGAAAACATCATCATGATTACAGGGAATGACAACACCGATTCGCCGACGGGCTTACGTGCACTTGGTTTTTCTTTCCAAATTCCAGACGGCAAGATTTTCAAAGTTCCTAATAACTTATCGACGATTCGCCGTGAAATGGAAATCAAGTCAATCATCGCAAGCAATAAACCTGACGGCATCTTTGTTTCAGATGACTTAACAGCTATTCTTACGATGAAAATCGCGCACCAGCTTGAGTTAAATATTCCTGAAGATTTGAAGATTATCGGTTATGATGGGACATCATTTATTGAGAATTTTTTCCCACAATTGACAACTATTCGACAACCGATTGATGAAATTGCAAGCCTAATCGTGGATGTTCTGTTAAAGAAAATCAAAGGCGAAAAGACAAGCAAAGATTACATTTTACCAATATCACTTCTACCTGGCGGAAGTATTTAG
- the nusB gene encoding transcription antitermination factor NusB, with translation MTNNFTNSRRDLRERAFQALFSLEFGGEYLAAVQFAYTYDKTIEEDDTIDVPVFLLNLVKGVQDFQSEIDQQIETHLKSGWSLERLTLTDRTLLRLGLYEIKYFEETPGRVAVNEIIEIAKKYSDDTSAKFVNGLLSQFVVE, from the coding sequence ATGACTAATAATTTTACAAATTCGAGACGAGACCTTCGTGAACGTGCTTTCCAAGCGCTCTTTAGCCTAGAATTTGGTGGAGAATATTTAGCAGCCGTACAATTTGCTTACACTTATGACAAGACAATCGAGGAAGACGATACAATTGATGTTCCTGTCTTTCTTTTAAATCTTGTTAAAGGCGTACAAGATTTCCAATCTGAAATCGACCAACAAATTGAAACACATTTGAAGTCAGGCTGGTCATTAGAACGTTTGACATTAACTGACAGAACCTTGCTTCGCTTGGGGCTTTACGAAATCAAATATTTCGAAGAAACTCCAGGACGTGTAGCGGTAAATGAAATCATAGAAATTGCTAAAAAGTATTCAGATGACACTTCAGCAAAATTTGTCAATGGCTTGTTGAGCCAATTTGTCGTAGAATAA
- a CDS encoding Asp23/Gls24 family envelope stress response protein — MTTENIGDIVISPRVLEVITGIAATKVDGVHSLRNKAMTDSFSKTVLGKGVYLQTEEDGTVNADIYVYLQYGVNVPAVSIAIQQAVKAAVYDMAEVTISSVNIHVEGIVPEKTPKPDLKALFDEDFLDD, encoded by the coding sequence ATGACAACTGAAAATATCGGTGATATTGTTATTTCACCACGAGTACTAGAAGTTATCACAGGTATTGCTGCAACAAAAGTCGATGGCGTTCATTCACTTCGTAATAAAGCTATGACAGACAGTTTCAGCAAAACAGTTTTAGGTAAAGGTGTTTACCTTCAAACAGAAGAAGACGGCACAGTTAATGCAGATATTTACGTTTATCTTCAATACGGTGTTAATGTTCCTGCTGTCTCAATCGCAATCCAACAAGCTGTTAAAGCAGCTGTTTACGATATGGCAGAAGTAACGATTTCATCTGTTAATATTCACGTTGAAGGTATCGTTCCTGAAAAAACACCAAAACCAGATTTGAAAGCATTGTTTGATGAGGATTTCTTGGATGACTAA